ATATATTCCCAGTAATTGAAAGTACACTGCATAGTTTTGTGAATTTAAAGTAGATATGTATACTATATGCCATCAACTATAGTTGCTCTAGTTGATAATGAAGGTTTCAACTTTCTATAGCCGACTAATACAAGGTTATCATGCAATGGATCCTGAATTACAAGCTGCTGCTGCATCTGCTGCAAGGAATTTGCGTCTTATGGTATGAGAGAAAGGCACTATGACTTGCATCAAACATTTTTATCTCCTAAAAGAGGAAAATTGAATCCTTGTTCAGCTTTTAACAAATGAAATAtcattctttattttttcatttgatTGAATCAATGTGTAGAGTGATGCAGCAACTTAGCTAAATGGAGACACTGCAATTTATGTTATGTGTGCTGACTACTATGGAGACACTACACATTTTTAGATGTGTGCTGATCTACTAAATTTATGTTATGTTCACCCTCTTTTCTTGTCTTAAGTATAGGAATCTCCCTTATGGATCATGGCTTGTCCGTCCTATTGCGAATATCTTGTTTAAGATATTACAAATTGTGGTTTCAGATGGAATTAATGGtatgttattatatatttttacctAAAAGATCTGTAAAATGAACCTAAAACTTGATCTTGTTGTTTTAGAACCAGCAGGTGCTCTTGCTCTTACTGGAGATGAGGCCTAGTGCAAGTATTATGGACACAAGGGGGAAATAGTGTACAATTAACTTTTAGCTTTCAAGAATGCCTCTTCTGGCGGTTTCAAAACCTTCTAATTTTTATCACAATACAAGCAGTTTGTGGCGGATAGGGACACCAACAAGTTCTTTAATCCTTTCCACATACTGTTTTGCAGCTTTTGGAAGTTCAGAATAGTTTCTGAAGGAAGAAATATCAAACTTCCATCCAAGTAGTACTTCATATTCCACCTAAAACATGAAAATAAGAAGCCATAAGAAAATACAACACAAAATTCTCGACCAATAAGGACATTGATCATTCTTGAAAATTCTCATTACTTCACATTTTGATTTATATTAACTAAGTAAAGATGGAGGAAGGgagtggaagagaaagagaggaaagTTTACCGAAATTGGAAACAGCAAATGAATATTCAACATCATATATTTGCTTGGCATATATATGAAATGCTATTAGGGGAGTTCCATAGCAGGGCATCCCTTGGCATATACACCTGGATATGTGGGGCATCTAGCTAAAGGGCAGTGATCATTATCAAGACCCCACCATGTTGGACCAAAAACACCATTAGATTGAAGTGCAAAATAAAGGAGCAAACCCATAAAAGCAACTCCAGCGTCCAAAGCAGCTGAGAGTATGTAAGTGTGCCTAGCCCACCATGCCTTGAAATTCCTATAAACATAGAAATTGAAGAAGATTCCAACAACTCCCCAAGTGATGTAATTCACAGACCTCGCTGGTGGAATGTAAGAAGCACCAGCAGTGATAATAGGAAGAGTGATAAGCTTAATCCACGGGTGACTGGGGAACCTTCTAGAAAGAAGCCACACTGGAATAGGTGCAAGAAGACCAAATAGGAAAAACCAGTTCATCCCAGGGTAGATACCATCCTTGGTGAACATTCTCTTTGGCCCCACCACTCCCCATATGATGGAAGCTTGATAAAACACATCATCACCAGGGCATGTCCAGGGACTACCCTTTGGCAGCAATGCTTCATCACAAATGTTATCAATCGATGTGAGGACCCACCATGCTGTGACAAAGTGCACACAAGAAGAAACCACTGTGCCTACCAGTTGCACAATGAACATGGATTTTGGAGGAATTTTCATGTAATGGCCTAATTTGAAGTCACCAAGAAAGGTAAGTGCTTGTGACATGCTCATACTACCATAAATCTTGAAGGCTACATTAGCCAGAGGCTTTCCTGGGTATATGTACCCAATTACTAGCTCTGTGATCACACTGAGACCTGTGTTGAAAACTCAAAGTGTGAATAaacataataataacaataataagtTGAAACCTCAGAGTGTGAATAAACATAAGAATAACAATAATAAGTCTCGCATtcaatgaaaaagaaagtgatGAGCAGTATATAAAGGAAATGACCTATACACCCATAACCTTAGGATATTGGGTGAAACATGTGGTGTCTTTTACGAAATTTAGTTTACTCCTAAGAGCCGTGCAAACAACACTCTTTTCAATAATCTCTCTTTGATTGATTGAAATTCATGTAGGTTACACTAAATTCGTAGTAGAGTCCATATTTTGAGCGAACCTCACATGAATTTTAACAAATCATTTTGAGCTTATTGAGCTTTTAATCTAATGCGTTGTGTAAAAATATATTCATGCCTCCCCTCATGCTATAACACTGAGCGATAGCCTCACACAATAACAACCTGATCTCATGTTTGTTGTGGCTTCAATGACCCCAAGTGGCAAGGTGAAAAGTGCTGCCATTGCTAGAGAAAGCAAAATTCCCCACCATGGAAGTTGGAGCTCCTGGCCAAAGCCTTCACAAGCTACAAAGGCCATCATAGCCATTAGAATCAAAATGGAGAGAAACCACCACTCAGGGACTTGTTCGTAGTTTCTCTTCATGATTCTTGTGTGCACATCTCCAAGTTGTGATTTCATTGCACTTGTTGTCTTCTTCCACATCTGAAGAATCATTCCTCCATGGAAGAGGACAACATGTGAAATAGTGGATGTCAGAGTTGCAAAGCTCAGTCCGTAGTCGAATGCAAATGTGATACTAAGATAGGTCTTGCTGTAATTGTTGTAACTATCCATATCAATGTCAAAAGTTTTGGTATTTAGAATCCTATTAACATTATATGTTGCACCAGTGGAGTCAAATGTGTGAGAGCTAATGAGGGGAAACTTCTTAGCATCATACATATTACTCCAATAGGCAAGAGGAATCACAACATACAAATGCAGAACAGACCCTGCTAATGTATTGAGGATGGCAAACCCAGGCACAGCCAATGGACTTCCTAAGAAGCCAGCAACAGTGTTCCAATCAAGGGCAAATGAGCCAACGCCAAGGCCTTTCATGCCGGAACCAATCTGCTGTGCGGTGACGGAATCTTTCCAAATCAAGCAAAAAATGGAGATAGCTGATAGTGCTTGGAACAAGTAGCCAGGAACAATGTAATAAGCAAAGCTTGCTGcaaagacaaggaaaaagaATTGTAGCCTGGTGTTTCCTCCTTTAGgccttttttccttttcatgaAATGCCCTGAAGAGAGAAACTAGCACAAGGTTCCCAGGCCACCACATGTAAGGGGAATCAACAAGGAATTTTCTGAAAATCCCAGCCCATCCATACCCAAGCATCTGTGTTGATAGTGCTAATAGAAAAGCAGCTACAGGGTGGATGCTCCTATGATAGAAAGCCTTAACAATTGTGATGATGCTAATTGCATAAACACCACCTGATCCAGAGCTAGCAAAGATGGTGATCAGCACATGTTCCTTCATAGAGAATGGCCCTGGATTCAGTGAAAAAGACCAGCTTGTAAATGGGACACGAATTGGTCTTGTGGGAAGTGTTGCAGCCATCAGTTTCCCAAGAGGAAGTGTAACAATCTGTGCTGAGACAGAAGTGATATTCATAGGGTTGGTTCTGTAGCCCAAAAACTGGTTCACAAATGCAAGGAGCACACATGATGCTAACCCCAGAACCCATGTCCTGAATGTCAGTGCTGGCTGGGTAGGGTCATCAGTGATTGGAACTGTTAGCCTCACTTGCTCAATGGGACAGTCATTAACAGTGTATTGGTCTTTATCTGCATCCTCTGTGGCCCTATTTTGAGACACTCCTCTACTTGATGTAGCTTCCTAatacaaaaaacaaaacaaaagagaaaattgaAATGAACTACCATCATTATGAAGTGATCCCATATTTGAAAGTAATGATCTTAAAACTGGCACAAATTTGTATTTTCAGACGCAAGGTCTCAAAGTTCGGAGCCTTAATATCAGCTATGTTTCAGGTAGGATAACAAGATCATTTGATAAAGCTAGGCTTACTCTACCGTGAACCAAGAAAAATTCTGGTTCATAAGTTAAAAGAACTTCTTTGCAAATTAATTACTATGGAGATTTTTCACTTACCATTGTTTCTATTCACCTTAGAAACTCCTCTCCTTTGTGGTTCTGGTTATGCTACCAGTGTTATTTGTAGCTTTACCATATATAAGGAAAATTCACGAGCAAATTAAATAGAGGAAATGTGTATGGAagcatgaaaagaaaaataaagtgtCGTGTTTAAATGAGTATCATTGCATGTCCTTTCGCCTAACATTATAATTTACTATAACCTTTGGTTgctatttttgtaatttttttgtcATGTAgtgattaaataaataatggaAGCTGCTTTGGCCTCCTAATGGTCACACTTACTTTTCATATCATTATAATTTTTTGGTTGTCTTGAAAGGTTCATGCCGTAAAGAAAACGATGAAATGTgactttctgtttttttttaaggtAGACATTCAATTTTGAATATACTATAATTATGATGTCGGAAATAATAGTATAATTAACATATACCTTTAAAAACCACTCCCCTTTATtctaaaactattgtagtttttaggggtgtacaagactcggccctacccgccaacccgtcccgaCCCAAGCTTTTAGGGCCGGGtcattaaaagagaccgggttctggttgatctttgagttacccgacttcgggtagggtcgggttgacactcgggtcacccggcccgtcccacatatatattttataaaattttcatttgttataatgattaaaatgtgatacatggtgctcaaatttatcttatcatgtagatgaaattaaaatgtttaacatttaccttatgaattaaataaatgttTGTCAAACTATtgacactttcatgctctaacaagagaaaatcatgtgtgtattatgcatatatgagacaagtgaagaaatgatcaaacaaaatgtaaacctctcaagtgcaatatattatgaaagaattggattctttcaagttatttcttctaaaaaataattccaacttataactcttttagtatgttattatctttaaattttacaattagtatcaaatagtcttaaacttattgtccctcgggccaacccggtctcgtcctacatagactcatcctaaattggacccgcataatgtcgggttgcttcgggtctaaGGACGGGTTAGGTTCTATGAATtgacccgatcaatatttagggccgggttagggttaaccaaaacctGTCCCAACCCGTCACTTGTACACAGTTTTagcttttttcttttgttccaaaactattgttgttttacatatccaaagcactttatctcattctcttccactcatgccctcatttaatattgtatcttctaagtaccacctcttatttccaccaatcacaattctcaccaattagttgaccaatgattttcattctctcttttcatataactcatattaaataagggtatttCAGttaaattataacatcaattaatgaactcttaaactttgtacATAACTCTTAAATTACAATTGTTttggaacgaagggagtataATTTTGATCTCAGGAACAGATATATGTTGATTACTTTGATCCTTAAAACTTAAAAGCAGAGGCGATGCCACGTTTAACATGGAGGAGGCAGGCAATTGCCTTCACAAAACTCTAACAATTACTTagtgcatttttattttattttagagttgaCGTAAACATAATTTCATGTATTTCAAGGTTTCGCcatgaaaaaaatttaaatttgccATGTTAAATTTAACATGAATTAGAAAAGTAAAATTTTGGCATGTTAACTTTAACAGGAATTCAAACAAGCACAATATGATAGTTTATATACTAGAGTGCGCCTTCCAATTTTTTCAGTTGTCCCAAAGCCCAACAACTCAAATTCATCAACAGCTCAAAACTAAAACGTTAACTTTTTTTATGTGCCATATTAAATGTCACACACCTCTCATATTGAAAAAAAGaaatcttatatttttattcaatttaataATTCCACTCTTGTTAAGATTTAGCAAGCAGGATCCTGATTTTGGAAAAAAGTATGGAATCATGcctgattttgaaaaaaaagtatGGAATCATGCATCGGCGGCCATCAATGCCCTGGATGGTATCCTAGTAGAAGGTGCTTCGCTTTTTGTCCGTCTAGCCCACTTCCCCATTTTCATGTTGTTGGGAAACCGGAGGGAAGGCTTCAGTTTTGAAGGGTTCGCCCAAACCTCTTGGTTCTGGTGGCGTGGTTAAGTTGGGGATGAGGCAGGATCTCACCAATCCCCTTCTCAGAGGATGAGGTGAGGATGGTCTTGGCCTCTTCATTTGTTTCAGTGGCGGGTGGGTTCTTTAATGTTGCTATGTTTCTGAAAATCTTGACATCAAGTTGTGGTAACGAATTTATTTGCGGAGAATGGGCAGCTATTGAAAGTCTTCAAGGTTGCTGTTGCATGAACCTAGACAATAACCTGGACCTGGAGCAAGCCTACTCAACTTGGATCAGGAGCAATGCTAATAAATTGGCTTGTGGGGTGGGGCAAATAGAGGTGTTTCCACACGTACTCTGAAGGATTTTTCACTTGCCATTGCTTTGATTCGTTAGCAAAACTCCTCCCCTTGTTGGTGCTGGTTATGTTAACAGTGTTCTTTGAAGCTTACCATACAAAAAAGAGAGCAAGTTACAAATCATTCTGAATCTCAATCATAGAACACCAATGAATACAAGTAGAGGCAAGTGAAATTGGTGATAATAATAAGTGAGGATAAAAGATCGCATGTAACAGCCTAACAATGACTGCAAGCACATTATTTTCTGTTATATGAATAACAGTAAAAACAGATGTTATATGATCATGTATCTAATTCATGTATTAGAGTCATGCTCAGCCTCACGGCAATCACAGCAAATTTAAAGGTAAAAAAACACCAATATCAAATTTCTGCAGAATCCAAAATGCCATTAAAGATGGATAACAACATAGTACATCAAGTAGGTAATCCTCACTAGTCACTAAGCTTTTCATTCCAAATCTTCGAAAGTTAGTTGGAATTAATACTTCTATGCAAAAAAACACAACTTGCCAATGGAGGCACGAAAGTCCAGACTCATTTGAATATGAGAGCATCACGTCCAGGCCCGACACCAATGTAGTGGATAGGGACACCAACAAGTTCTTCTATCCTTTCCACATACTGCTGCGCAGCTTTTGGAAGGTCAGAATAGTTTCTGATGGAAGAAATATCAGACTTCCATCCAGGAAGTACTTCATATTCCACCTAAAACATGAAAATAAGAAGTCATAAGAAAATACAACGCAAAATTCCCAAGCAATAAGGGCATTGGTCATTCTTGAAAATCCTCATTACTTCGCATTTTGGCATATTAGTACAATCATATAAAAGCATGCAGTTATGTGACCCAGAACTAAGTAAAGATGGAAAGAAT
This is a stretch of genomic DNA from Lotus japonicus ecotype B-129 chromosome 1, LjGifu_v1.2. It encodes these proteins:
- the LOC130730656 gene encoding oligopeptide transporter 5-like, which produces MEATSSRGVSQNRATEDADKDQYTVNDCPIEQVRLTVPITDDPTQPALTFRTWVLGLASCVLLAFVNQFLGYRTNPMNITSVSAQIVTLPLGKLMAATLPTRPIRVPFTSWSFSLNPGPFSMKEHVLITIFASSGSGGVYAISIITIVKAFYHRSIHPVAAFLLALSTQMLGYGWAGIFRKFLVDSPYMWWPGNLVLVSLFRAFHEKEKRPKGGNTRLQFFFLVFAASFAYYIVPGYLFQALSAISIFCLIWKDSVTAQQIGSGMKGLGVGSFALDWNTVAGFLGSPLAVPGFAILNTLAGSVLHLYVVIPLAYWSNMYDAKKFPLISSHTFDSTGATYNVNRILNTKTFDIDMDSYNNYSKTYLSITFAFDYGLSFATLTSTISHVVLFHGGMILQMWKKTTSAMKSQLGDVHTRIMKRNYEQVPEWWFLSILILMAMMAFVACEGFGQELQLPWWGILLSLAMAALFTLPLGVIEATTNMRSGLSVITELVIGYIYPGKPLANVAFKIYGSMSMSQALTFLGDFKLGHYMKIPPKSMFIVQLVGTVVSSCVHFVTAWWVLTSIDNICDEALLPKGSPWTCPGDDVFYQASIIWGVVGPKRMFTKDGIYPGMNWFFLFGLLAPIPVWLLSRRFPSHPWIKLITLPIITAGASYIPPARSVNYITWGVVGIFFNFYVYRNFKAWWARHTYILSAALDAGVAFMGLLLYFALQSNGVFGPTWWGLDNDHCPLARCPTYPGVYAKGCPAMELP